A window of Caretta caretta isolate rCarCar2 chromosome 13, rCarCar1.hap1, whole genome shotgun sequence contains these coding sequences:
- the LOC125622509 gene encoding ribonuclease-like: MGSLKGTGPLFLALLVACLLLCASTQGPRYQKFLWQHHDNPRTDVGRDYCGAMMQRRGMAQPCKDINTFIHASRAQLRSVCRDGGTLYQGMRRSKRPLAVTTCELKRTQGARCIYRSHAASRYIVVGCNHGMWPVQYNEKA; the protein is encoded by the coding sequence ATGGGCTCTCTGAAGGGCACCGGCCCCCTCTTTCTGGCGTTGCTGGTGGCCTGTCTGCTCCTGTGCGCCTCAACCCAGGGCCCGCGCTACCAGAAGTTCCTGTGGCAGCACCATGACAACCCCCGGACTGATGTCGGGCGGGATTACTGCGGGGCCATGATGCAGCGCCGGGGCATGGCCCAGCCCTGCAAAGACATCAACACCTTCATCCACGCTTCCCGGGCCCAGCTCCGGAGCGTGTGCAGGGACGGGGGCACGCTCTACCAGGGCATGCGTCGCAGCAAGAGGCCGCTGGCCGTCACCACTTGCGAGCTGAAGCGGACGCAGGGTGCCCGGTGCATCTACCGCAGCCATGCGGCCTCCAGGTACATTGTCGTTGGCTGCAACCATGGCATGTGGCCAGTGCAATATAACGAGAAAGCGTGA
- the LOC125622641 gene encoding ribonuclease-like, with product MCLSWDGLNLLLFLVLAWCLAPPAHCQGPRYEKFLRQHHDHPRTNAGRDYCGAMMQRRGMTRPCKNINTFIHAPKAQIQAVCGSGGIEYWGMRRSRAQFPVTTCSLKGPPWGRCSYLGHANHRFLVITCDPAGWPMHFDESHIM from the coding sequence ATGTGTCTCTCTTGGGATGGACTCAACCTGCTCTTATTCCTGGTGCTGGCCTGGTGCCTGGCCCCGCCTGCCCACTGCCAGGGCCCGCGCTACGAGAAGTTCCTGCGGCAGCACCATGACCACCCGCGGACCAATGCCGGGCGGGATTACTGCGGAGCCATGATGCAGCGCCGTGGCATGACCCGGCCCTGCAAAAACATCAACACCTTCATCCATGCCCCCAAGGCCCAGATCCAGGCTGTCTGCGGCTCCGGGGGCATCGAGTACTGGGGCATGCGGCGCAGCCGGGCTCAGTTCCCCGTCACCACCTGCTCGCTGAAGGGTCCCCCGTGGGGCCGGTGCAGCTACCTGGGCCACGCCAACCACAGATTCCTCGTCATCACCTGCGACCCGGCAGGCTGGCCCATGCACTTCGACGAGAGCCACATCATGTGA